From a region of the Besnoitia besnoiti strain Bb-Ger1 chromosome I, whole genome shotgun sequence genome:
- a CDS encoding hypothetical protein (encoded by transcript BESB_010440), whose product MAPTFEYDAGEAEAGSDGGEPATVAAEGLSFRDGASSENAGTVRSDLSGTLQSPSSVTLSKRHEAAKRVPCRGVSFSSSPIASRTRRLGGRSGWYGCNLTGSYGASGTPPLRAQRIVARKGSSSYMGFALDRQGTRRSDDMTCLSQCERGTCGTGTTSTPLNNAALTTGLFSIPTAIMVQDDQRWSYGLTGEEGRCSEASHSSLACWFVRQMQAETAYGINPVRSAKTVLWLCAVSALFFICMGAWLLVEDTHHIECKLNYEYNEDGSRYMLKGISGAHCTRDVAELEGPVINVYVEMQNFFQNDAQVVWSRSARQLAGTIFTRPEDVRECEPLVTAIVEHVQKVLHPCGVLAWNVLTDKFQFLAGMPDGDNDEVPIALLPLNQAQHVLLESWPWQDMYKNPARDERAAVLDKVYFWMSADDNAADERTHKSREEARAELLVDRLNYEEAGEMVENGHFIQWMQTAALGTFRKLYGRLEGPLKLPVSAHITVMLDVMSWNGKKAIVLVQNSRFGGRSLFIGLAYITLGCVLSMFVFVLLWKMWQGPRGGEKSGTTRWEQKFSKESEKMD is encoded by the coding sequence ATGGCGCCAACTTTTGAATATGATgctggagaggcggaggctggttctgacggcggcgagcccgcaaCGGTAGCAGCGGAAGGGTTGTCCTTTCGAGATGGGGCAAGCTCGGAAAATGCTGGCACCGTTCGCTCGGACCTTTCCGGGACGCTTCAGTCCCCGTCCAGTGTCACCTTGTCTAAAAGACATGAGGCCGCGAAGCGGGTGCCGTGCAGGGGAGTGAGTTTCTCTAGCAGTCCCATCGCTTCAAGAACCCGGCGACTTGGGGGTCGCTCGGGCTGGTATGGATGCAACTTGACCGGCTCCTACGGGGCGTCGGGTACTCCACCTCTTCGCGCACAGAGAATCGTTGCAAGGAAGGGATCAAGCAGCTATATGGGTTTTGCCTTGGACCGGCAAGGGACACGAAGGAGCGACGACATGACATGTCTCTCTCAGTGTGAACGTGGCACGTGCGGTACAGGCACAACATCGACTCCTCTCAATAATGCTGCTCTGACGACAGGGCTATTCTCCATCCCAACAGCAATAATGGTCCAGGATGATCAGAGATGGAGCTACGGGTTAACGGGAGAAGAGGGCCGATGCAGTGAGGCTTCGCACAGCTCGCTAGCATGTTGGTTTGTCCGGCAGATgcaggcagagacggcgTACGGCATCAACCCTGTAAGGTCCGCAAAAACAGTTCTGTGGTTATGTGCCGTGAGTGCGTTGTTCTTCATATGCATGGGTGCATGGCTTTTAGTGGAAGATACCCATCATATTGAATGCAAGCTAAACTACGAATACAATGAAGATGGCTCAAGGTATATGCTGAAGGGTATTTCTGGCGCGCACTGTACAAGAGATGTTGCAGAACTGGAGGGTCCTGTGATCAACGTCTATGTTGAGATGCAGAATTTCTTTCAAAATGATGCCCAAGTTGTTTGGAGCCGCAGTGCACGACAGCTTGCGGGCACCATTTTCACCCGACCTGAGGACGTCCGCGAGTGTGAGCCTCTCGTCACTGCCATCGTTGAACATGTACAGAAGGTGTTACATCCGTGTGGAGTGCTTGCGTGGAACGTTCTGACGGATAAGTTTCAGTTCCTGGCAGGAATGCCTGACGGTGACAATGACGAAGTACCTATTGCCTTACTGCCACTCAATCAAGCACAACATGTCTTATTGGAATCATGGCCGTGGCAGGATATGTACAAGAATCCAGCCCGCGACGAACGCGCTGCAGTGCTGGACAAAGTATACTTCTGGATGAGTGCCGACGACAACGCCGCTGACGAGCGCACACATAAAAGCCGAGAGGAAGCACGTGCTGAACTCCTGGTGGATCGGCTCAACTACGAGGAAGCGGGAGAAATGGTGGAGAACGGCCATTTCATCCAGTGGATGCAGACAGCAGCCCTGGGAACGTTTCGGAAACTGTATGGCAGGCTGGAAGGCCCGCTCAAGCTTCCTGTATCTGCGCACATCACTGTCATGCTCGACGTGATGTCATGGAATGGAAAGAAGGCAATTGTTCTGGTTCAGAATTCTAGATTCGGGGGTCGTTCGCTATTCATTGGTTTAGCGTACATCACTCTCGGATGCGTGCTCTCGATGTTTGTGTTCGTGTTACTCTGGAAAATGTGGCAGGGCCCGAGAGGGGGTGAAAAAAGTGGCACCACACGATGGGAGCAGAAATTCAGcaaagagagcgagaagatgGACTAA
- a CDS encoding hypothetical protein (encoded by transcript BESB_010450), which translates to MDDKATLFPRVEYDGERVPDYVQQSRSDPPSALLLQSEACYGVDQRSISRLSSASGTLRWSFRRQGTSRAPSSVVSFASSDAGSAVGRTGQRERSSLDFRAIAPALGGAYSFDGSGIVSTRSIPRRATSRGPRYARAPYVFSHDFLRVTGRDEGGNGEVKKLGSERPSLAARFVKQVHQETCHGIYPLWAAGSILWLCLVGAVFFISVGAWLIVEDEQHVECKLSYAEKTLQEGGSKYLLKGISSAHCTHDVDELKGQEISVYAELEHFYQNDAQIVWSRSDRQLAGAIFTDPNDVRDCEPLATALVDNVTKVLHPCGVLAWSVFTDKYQFLEGTPDGDNDQVPMKPIPLTQNQNVLLSSWQWRDTYRNPPARERAAVLDKVYFWMSPDDNDDGEDMYKSREEARAELLVDRLNYEEAGEMVENGHFIQWMQTAALGTFRKLYGRLEGPLKLPVSAHITVTYDVSSWNGKKAIVLVQNSRFGGRSLFIGIAYLSFGCLLTMLVFYVLWKKWQYRREGEEILDLRWQPKSGARRKTK; encoded by the exons ATGGATGATAAGGCGACGTTATTCCCCCGGGTGGAGTACGATGGCGAACGGGTCCCAGATTATGTCCAACAGAGTCGGTCCGACCCCCCATCGGCTTTACTGCTGCAGAGTGAGGCATGCTACGGAGTAGACCAACGCTCGATTTCGCGACTATCCTCTGCAAGCGGAACGTTGCGGTGGAGCTTCCGCAGGCAAGGGACTTCGCGTGCGCCGTCGAGCGTAGTGAGCTTTGCTTCTTCAGATGCGGGTTCTGCGGTTGGTAGAACagggcagagagagcgcagTTCTCTCGATTTTCGCGCGATTGCACCTGCTCTGGGCGGAGCGTACTCGTTTGACGGCTCCGGCATCGTGTCGACACGCAGCATACCTCGGAGAGCAACAAGCCGAGGGCCGAGATACG CTCGCGCCCCATATGTCTTCAGCCACGACTTCCTCCGTGTTACCGGACGGGATGAAGGAGGAAATGGAGAGGTCAAGAAACTTGGCAGTGAGCGTCCATCTCTCGCAGCTCGTTTTGTTAAGCAGGTCCATCAAGAGACATGCCATGGGATATATCCCCTATGGGCAGCTGGGTCTATTCTGTGGTTGTGTCTCGTGGGTGCTGTTTTTTTTATATCTGTGGGAGCGTGGCTCATCGTAGAGGATGAGCAACATGTGGAGTGCAAACTTAGCTACGCCGAAAAAACGCTTCAGGAAGGAGGCTCGAAGTACTTGCTGAAGGGAATATCTAGCGCGCATTGCACGCATGACGTTGATGAGCTCAAGGGACAGGAAATCAGTGTTTATGCCGAGTTGGAGCATTTTTATCAGAATGACGCCCAGATTGTGTGGAGCCGGAGCGATCGCCAGCTGGCAGGTGCAATTTTCACAGATCCAAACGACGTCCGTGACTGTGAACCGCTAGCGACTGCTCTGGTAGACAATGTGACGAAAGTCCTTCATCCGTGCGGTGTACTCGCATGGAGCGTGTTTACTGACAAGTATCAGTTTCTGGAAGGCACACCTGATGGCGATAATGATCAGGTTCCAATGAAACCCATACCGCTGACTCAGAACCAAAATGTCCTGCTGAGTTCATGGCAGTGGCGAGACACATACAGAAATCCTCCGGCGAGGGAACGCGCTGCGGTGCTGGACAAAGTATACTTCTGGATGAGTCCCGACGACAACGATGACGGAGAGGACATGTACAAAAGTCGAGAGGAAGCACGTGCTGAACTCCTGGTGGATCGGCTCAACTACGAGGAAGCGGGAGAAATGGTGGAGAACGGCCATTTCATCCAGTGGATGCAGACAGCAGCCCTGGGAACGTTTCGGAAACTGTATGGCAGGCTGGAAGGCCCGCTCAAGCTTCCTGTATCTGCGCACATCACTGTCACGTACGACGTGTCATCGTGGAATGGAAAGAAGGCAATTGTTCTGGTTCAGAATTCTAGATTCGGGGGTCGTTCGCTATTCATTGGTATAGCGTATCTCTCATTCGGATGCCTGCTGACGATGCTGGTATTTTACGTGCTTTGGAAAAAGTGGCAGTaccgcagagagggagaggaaatCCTGGACCTTCGATGGCAGCCAAAGAGCGGCGCCAGGAGGAAAACAAAATGA